The following are from one region of the Aspergillus chevalieri M1 DNA, chromosome 1, nearly complete sequence genome:
- the POT1 gene encoding 3-ketoacyl-coA thiolase peroxisomal A precursor (COG:I;~EggNog:ENOG410PFKZ;~InterPro:IPR016039,IPR020613,IPR020610,IPR020617, IPR020616,IPR020615,IPR002155;~PFAM:PF00108,PF02803;~go_function: GO:0016746 - transferase activity, transferring acyl groups [Evidence IEA];~go_function: GO:0016747 - transferase activity, transferring acyl groups other than amino-acyl groups [Evidence IEA]) → MSSAQQRLNQVSSHFGGKKGAAALTEKHPDDIVVTCALRSAITKGGKGGFKDTAAADLLAGVFKAVIERSGIDPKLVNDVAVGSVLPPGGGATEFRAASLVAGFPESTAVRSLNRQCSSGLQAIVDIANALKTGMIDVGIGAGVESMSSQYGPGAVTEFSDLLENHMEAANCKVPMGVLSEQMAKERNITRASQDSFAASSYQKAVEAQKTGLFNEEIAPLEVKWTDPKTGEEKTITVKEDDGIRKGITAESLGKIRPAFAKDGSIHAGNASQISDGAAAVLLMKRSTAERLGQKIIGKYVAASVVGVPPLLMGVGPWKAIPVALEKAGISKDDVDIYEINEAFASQCVWCVNELGIPQEKINPKGGAIAFGHPLGCTGSRQVSTLLTELKRTNKKIGVSSMCVGTGMGMAAVWVSE, encoded by the exons ATGTCTTCTG CCCAGCAACGCCTGAACCAAGTCTCCTCCCACTTCGGTGGCAAGAAGGGAGCCGCCGCCCTCACCGAGAAGCATCCCGATGACATTGTCGTAACATGCGCTCTGCGCTCTGCCATCACCAAGGGCGGCAAGGGTGGTTTCAAGGACACAGCCGCCGCTGACCTGCTGGCCGGTGTTTTTAAGGCCGTCATCGAGCGCAGCGGCATTGACCCCAAGCTAGTTAACGATGTGGCGGTTGGCTCTGTCCTTCCCCCTGGTGGCGGTGCCACCGAGTTCCGTGCTGCATCGCTTGTTGCTGGATTCCCCGAGTCGACTGCTGTCCGGAGTTTGAACAGACAGTGCTCGAGTGGATTGCAGGCTATTGTTGACATTGCGAATGCGTTGAAGACTGGTATGATTGATGTTGGTATTGGTGCTGGTGTGGAGAGCATGAGCTCCCAATATGG TCCCGGTGCCGTGACTGAATTCTCAGACCTCCTCGAAAACCACATGGAGGCTGCCAACTGCAAGGTCCCCATGGGTGTCCTTTCCGAGCAGATGGCTAAGGAGCGCAACATCACTCGCGCCTCTCAGGACTCTTTCGCCGCTTCTTCGTACCAGAAGGCCGTTGAGGCCCAGAAGACTGGCCTCTTCAACGAAGAGATTGCTCCCCTTGAAGTCAAGTGGACTGACCCCAAGACCGGCGAGGAGAAGACCATCACCGTCAAGGAGGACGATGGTATCCGCAAGGGAATTACCGCCGAGTCTCTCGGCAAGATCCGCCCTGCGTTCGCCAAGGACGGCTCCATCCATGCCGGTAACGCCTCTCAGATTTCCGACGGTGCCGCCGCCGTCCTGCTCATGAAGCGGTCTACCGCTGAGCGTCTGGGCCAGAAGATCATTGGCAAGTACGTCGCTGCCTCTGTTGTCGGTGTCCCGCCTCTTCTGATGGGTGTTGGTCCCTGGAAGGCCATCCCTGTCGCCCTGGAGAAGGCAGGCATCAGCAAGGACGATGTGGACATCTACGAGATTAACGAGGCTTTCGCCTCGCAGTGTGTGTGGTGTGTCAACGAACTTGGCATTCCTCAAGAGAAGATCAACCCCAAGGGTGGTGCCATTGCTTTCGGCCACCCCTTGGGTTGCACCGGATCCCGCCAGGTCAGCACGCTTCTAACGGAGCTGAAGCGGACCAACAAGAAGATTGGTGTTTCTAGCATGTGTGTTGGTACTGGTATGGGTATGGCTGCTGTTTGGGTTTCCGAGTAA